The Haloplanus sp. GDY1 genomic sequence CCGACTGCCGCTCCTCGCCGCCGGGACGGGGACGGCCGTCGGCGTCTACCTGTCGGGGGCGACCTTCGGCCTGAACCCGCTGGGGGACGACCGACCCCACCTGCCGCTGCTGTTGCTGGCCGAGACGCCGCCGCGAACCCACCTCCGTGGCCGAGCGGCGGCCGGGTTGGCCGTGGGCCTCCCCGTCGCGACGCTCGTCCCACTCGGGACCGTCCCGCTCGGGACGCCGCCCGCGGTCGGCCTCGGATTCGCCGCCCTCGGCGTCGGCCTCTCGGTCGTCGCCGCGGGGTTCGCGCTCGGCCTCGGCTGTGCGTATCCCATCTACGAGTCGCGGGAACTCTGGGGTGCCGAAACCGTCGCCCCCTCGACGCTCGTGTTGCTCTGTTACTCGTTCGTCGTGCTCGGCGGGACGGCGACGTGGCTGGTGCTCGGTTGGCTGACGCTGTCGGGCGGCCTCGCCCCGTCGGTCCTCCTGGCGGGCGCGCTCGCCGTCCTCGGGACGCTGAGCGTCGGGACGGCCGCCGCGTCCTACCGGTACGCCCGCCGCAGGTACCGCCGGTACGTGCTGTGACGGGTGCGGGTCGACGGCCGCGTCGCCACTCCTGGGCGCGACGGACGGGAGGAGGAGCCGGTCAGACGCTCTCGAACTCTTCGCCGTAGTCGCCGCCGTACCGGACGAAGAAGTACGCGAGGGAGAGGACGGCGACGAGACCACTCGTCAGTGCCACGGCGAGGGCCTTCGCGCTGTCGGGGACGGCGGGGCCGGTACTCCCACCACCACCGCCGCCACCGCCGCCGCCACCGCCACCGCCGCCACCGCCCGAATCGGGGAGGGAGCCGACGACGACTACGCCTTTCATCCCGAGCGCGCGGTGGGGCTGACAGAAGTACTTCGCGACGCCCTCGGATTCGAAGGTATGTTCGAACGTGAAGCCGGCATCGGCGGTGAGTTCGCTCTCGAAGTCACCGCCCTCCTCGGCGACGACGTTGTGTGACTGGCCCTCGCCCGTCCACTCCCAGACGACCGTCGTCCCGGGGTCGACCTGGACGGCCGCGGGCTCGAACGCGTAGGCACCGCCGTTGCCCTGTGCACCCACCGAAACCGTCACCTCGTCCTGTCCGGTCGCGTCGGCAACCTCGCTGTAGTTGCCCACGTCGCTCATCCAGCCGTCGAACGACGGCTGCGCCGACGCGGTGCCGGCCGCGGCCGCCGTCGCCGCGGTGCCCGCGACGGCGGTCAGAAACCCGCGTCGCGAGGCGGAACGTTGGCTTCCCATACCGGGGGTAGCGGGCCATCCTACGAAAACCTGACTATCCCGGTCGGGCGACGGGTCGGGGCCGGCGTTCCCAGCGGCGGGGATCGGACCCCCACGCTTACGGTGCCGTCGAACGGAGCCACCCCCATGACGAAGCGACTGCTCGTCC encodes the following:
- a CDS encoding halocyanin domain-containing protein encodes the protein MGSQRSASRRGFLTAVAGTAATAAAAGTASAQPSFDGWMSDVGNYSEVADATGQDEVTVSVGAQGNGGAYAFEPAAVQVDPGTTVVWEWTGEGQSHNVVAEEGGDFESELTADAGFTFEHTFESEGVAKYFCQPHRALGMKGVVVVGSLPDSGGGGGGGGGGGGGGGGGSTGPAVPDSAKALAVALTSGLVAVLSLAYFFVRYGGDYGEEFESV